The DNA window GGCAGGAGCGCCCAAACTGAAGTGCTGTTAAAAGGACGCGTGCTTTCTGCCTACTGATGCCAGTCGCCGATGAACGGCGTGTAGAAACTGCGTTGTGTGCGATAGTGCCAGGTGGGCGAAGAAGGAATGCCTTCCTGCCCCAGCGCGTCGACCGCGACGACCCAGTAGCGCCGCGGGTCCAGGCCGGCGGCGGCGTCGGTATAGTGCGTCTGGTCGATCGGATCGGGCGTGAGCCTCGTGGTCGCCTGGCCGGCGCCTTCGGGACGCGGACCTTTCATCCAGTAGACGCGATAACCCTGGATCCCCTGTTCCGGATTGGCGGCCCACTTGAGGTGGCACTGCTCCCCTTCCTCGCGCGAGAAGAAGTGCTGCGGCGCCGAAGGGATCGTCAAAAAGTACGGGGACGGCCCGCCTTCGGCCCCCTGGGCGTCGACCGCGCGGATGCGATAGGCGTGCACCGCATAGCGGCACGGCCGGCCCTGTTCGTGCAGTTGTTCGGCCCGGAAACGATGCTCGAATAACGCCGGCCCCTGCAGGCGGTGCGGCCGATTCAGGTCGATCGCCGTATCGGTGAACAGGGCGACGGGAAGCGGGTCGGTCGTTAATCTTTCGAAACGGCCAATCGCTTTGATCGCGCCGACGCTCGGCGATTCCAGCGGCGGCGTGTCTTTCCGCAGGCGGATTACTTCGTCCTCGCTGAAAACCTCCACGATCGCCCGTTCGACATGATAGCCGGCAATCCCCTTGGCTCCCGCCGGCGGCTCCCAGGCCAGCTGCACCTTGATGGGCGAGACGACCGAAACGACCACCTCCTCCACCAGCCCCGGCTGCGTACGGGCGACGGCAGCCGATACCGCAGGCGCTGCAACCGACAGAGGCTCCGGCGCAGGTGCGTAGCGGTAGACCCAGATTTGATGCTCCCGCGGCATGTCGGGCTGGCGATCGGTCGCTTTCACGTAGCCATCAATCAGGAACAGGTTCTGATCCGGCACAAAGGTCATCACCCGGTTGCGACTGCCCAGCGGATCCGGCTGGCGCGTGTCGGGCAGGCGGGTCCAGCGATTCTCTCCTGCGTCGAAGCTCCACGTTTCCAGGTGCGGGTCTTTCAGCTTCCCGTCGTCGTCCTGCTCGTCGGAAGCCAGCAGCACGGCGACAATCACCCGGTGCACGCTATCGTAGGCCAGCACCGCGCCGTTGCGATTCGTAGGCGGCTGCTGCGGCGGTTTCAGGTCGATCCAAACGTTCTTCTCCAGGTCATACGCCCAGGTGTGGGGATCGTCAGAGAACTGCGAACCAAACAGGATGTGCAGTTTGCGGGCGGCGTCGTACGCCATGTTGCCGCCGCTGCGGGTCTGCTCGGAACCCAGCAGCGGCTCGTTCCGGGGGTGCATGTCGGTCCAGGTGTTCCTGTGCGGGTCATACACGACCGTCCCGCCGCGATGCCCTTCCCCCCCAAAGACGACCGCCACCTGGTGATCCGTATCCCAGCTGGCGCAGCGGAGCGCGCCCAGCACCGGCTCCGGCAAGGGACGCATGTCCCGCCAGGTATTCGTCGCCAGGTCGTAACTCCAAACCGACGAATTTTTGAGATAAACCTCCCGATACCACTGCCAGCCGTGCCCGCCGCTGAACGACTTGAATCGCAAGAAGCGGTTCTGGGCCGTGTCGAATACGTTCTGCTGGGCGCAACAGACAGGCGGCGGCGACTGGTTCGGCTGTTTGTATTCCCACTGCATGGTGGCTGGATCGAGTGTCCAGGTTTCGGCGATCTGTTCGCCCGATCCTTTCACGCCGCCCTGGGCATGGCCGCCCCAGCGAATGACCCGTTTGGCCAGCGGGTCGTACGCCAAAGAGGTTTCATAACTGAGCCCCGGCGACGGCGGAGCCTGCGGCAGCGGACTGCGTTTGACCCACACCTGCGGCTCCAGCGGCAGGACGATCCCGGCAGGTTCCGCCGCGTCCAGAGGGCCAGCCAGCAACCCCTGGAGCAAGAGTAAAAACGAAAACGCCGGATGCAGTTTTCTCATGGCCTGCAGCTTTCCTCAAAGGCCCGCTGCTGCAGGCCAGGTCAGGGCTTCGCCTGGCGACGACGCTACGCGTGGTAAACGGCCACCAGGCCCGACATATCCGCAGCCGCCAGCCAGTGCTCGTCGGCGGACAGACCCAGGGCGTGCCAGATATCTTTGAACTGGCCGCCGCGCGGCTTGCCAACCTCGGCCAGCTGCTGACCGTCTTCCACATTCCAGACGCGCAGCATGGTGTCGCGCCCGCAAGAGAACAGCGTTTTCCCATCGGCCGAGAAACGCACGTCATGCACGCCGCCGGGGGCATGGCCGGCCAGTTCGCGAATCTGCTCCCCCGTCGCCGGGTCGATCAGGAACAGCTTCCCTTTAGACGTTTCATTCCCCTGCCCCAGGGCCAGCAGCTTGCCGTCGGGAGAGAAGGCGGCGGCGCCGATATAGACCTTGTCCAGCAGCTTTGTCAGGTCGTGAAGCACCTCGCCGGTCGCGACGTCCCACAGTTTGGCGCCACGGTGATGGTCGGCCGGCGTAAACACCAGCGGGAACCGTTCCGCCACCAGCGCGGTCTGTCCGTCAGGCGACAAGGCCATGCCGAACACCCAGCGCGTCACCTGCCACCGCCGACGTTCCTGCGCCGAGGCCGTATCCCAGACGATCACATTGCCGGCGTCGTCGCCGCTGAGCAGCGTGCGACCGTCTCCGCTGAGACTAAGCCCCACGATCCAGTCGGGATGGCCCGTCAGCACCTGCGAGGCGGTCTGCGTCGCCACCTGCACGCCAGGCTCCGGCGGCGGGGCTTTGGCGCCGAGCTTTTTCACCACGGCCGCCCGATCACTGGCGTCGAGAATAATCTCGGCCGTCCCGGCGCCAGGGGCGTTCATGTCCCAGAAACGGATCGTGTGGTCATAGCTGGCCGAGATCAGCGTTTTGCCGTCCGGCGTCGCCACGAGCCGGGTGATCTCGTTCGTATGGCCCTCCAGACGGCGGACCGGCAGCGGTCGTTCGGCTCCCGGTTCTGCAGGCAGATCCCAGAGCAGAATATCGCCCCGGCGATTGCCGGCAGCCAGCTTCCGCTGCGGACCGACGAACGTACAGGCAGTCACCCAGTCATCCTGCCAGGGCAGTTCCCAGGCGAGGGTCGCTTTGTCGTAGGCGGGGGAATCGCTCATGATTAAACCAGCACCTCCTTCACCACACGGGAACCATCAGGCGCCACCGGAATCGGCCGCGCGCCCACATAATGGGCCGCCGCGGGATCAATCCCCAGGGCCGTATAAATCGTGGCGAACAGATCGCCTTCGCTGACCGGATTCTCTTTGACGCCCACGCCGTCGGGGTTGGTTTCGCCATAGACGACGCCGCCCTGGATGCCGCAACCGGCCAGCACCACGGTCCAGCCGTTGATGTAATGATCACGGCCGATGCGGCTGTTCACACGCGGCGTGCGGCCGACTTCGCCCATCCAGATGACCAGCGTATCCTGCAGCAGACCGCGCTGTTCCAGATCCACCAGCAGGCCGGACCAGGCCGGATCCAGCACCTGGAGCGAAGCCTTGTGCACGGTGAAATTGTCGGCGTGGCTGTCGTAGTTCTCCTGGCCGATCTCCACAAACGGCACGCCCGACTCGACCAGCCGGCGGGCCATCAGGCAGCCTTTGCCAAACTCGGAATCGCCATACAGGTCGCGGTATTTGGGCCATTCGTCGGCCGTTTCAAAGACCGATTTCGCTTTAAGCAGGCGCCAGGAGTTCTCCTTGGCGATGCGATGCGCCTCGAACGGATCGGCTTTGTGCTGCTGGGCGAATTCGCCTTCCATAAACCGCAGCAGCTCGTTCCGGCGGGTTTCGTTTTCCGTCTTGAGATAGTTCTGCGTAAAGCTCGGCAGCCGGCCGTCCTTGCCGATCGAAAACGGCTGGTACTGCGGGCCCAGAAAGCCAGAGCCGCCGTTGCCGGTGGAGCCGGTGCGGATGAACGTCGGCAGGTCGGAATTGGGGTCGCCATGGAACTTGGCGATCACCGCGCCGATCTCCGGGTGGCTGATGCTGGCTTCCATTTTGGCGCCGATGTGCATCGAGGTGATGCCGCCCGGGTGGTCGGGCTCGGTCGTTTTCATGGAGCGGATCACGGCCAGCTTGTCGGCCTGCTGGGCCATCTTCGGCAGGTACTCGCATACATCGAGTCCGGAAACCTTGGACGAAATGGGGCGGAACGGGCCGCCGTTTTCCGTGCCCGGCTTCATGTCGAACGTATCGATCTGGCTGGCGCCGCCGTTCATCCATAACAGGATGCAGCGTTTGGCCCGCTTGTTCACCTCGGCCGCGATCGAGGCGGAGTTAAACAGCCCGCCAAAGTTGGCGAGCGCCGCCCCGCCGGCCGTCGCCACGGTTCCTTTGAGCAAAGCACGACGACTCAGATGTTCCGCGGGCGTGCAGAAAGAAGACATGACATTCTCCCCAAAGGTTGCAACGTTCGCGAGGACCAGGGACGATCGCCCCCGCCGCCGCAACGACGAATGCTAATGGTTAAAGCGGAACTCAGACGTATTCAACAGCACCCAGATCGCCTCTTCGATGGCCGCGCTCGAAGTCTCTTCCGCGGCCAGGTATGCCACAAAACGCTCCCGCTCCGCGTCGGTCGGGCGTCGGGTCAGCACCGACAGGAACAGCCGCTCCACGCGCTGCTCGCCCGTCTCGGTCGAAGTCTGCAGCGTCTCGGCCAGGTTCCCTTTTTTGGGCTGGATCATCAACTGCCGCAGGGTTCCGCTGTTGTTCAAATAAAGGTGCTCGTCCAGGCTGGGCTGGAATTCGCCCCGGCCGTTGGTCGGCTCGCCGAAGGAACGCACAAAGTACCGCTCTTCGGTAAACTTCTCCTCGGCCGGATCCTTTCCGGCGGCCCGCAGGGCGTCGTCAAAACCGGTCGCCCGGCGAAAGGCGGTCGCCATTTCTTCCGCCGTGAGCGGACGCACGCGGCCCCGCTCATACCACTCAGGCGACGCGGCCGTGCTGCTCCCTGCCGACGACAGCTGATAGGTTTTGCTGTTCACCAGCTCGCGGATGAGCCATTTCATGTCGTGCTGCTGGGCGATCATTCGCTGCTCCAGCGTGTCGAACAAACCCGGCAGCGTGACGGGCTGGCTGTCGCGAATATCATCGACCGGATCGACCAGACCGCGACCCAGGAACTGCGACCAGACACGGTTCACCACGGCCTTCGTAAAGAACGGATTGTCGGCCCGGGTAGCCCACTCGGCGAACTTCTCCTTGCGGGAGAACAGCGGTTTAGGCGCGGTGGCGACCCCTTTGAGATCCGGCTCCTTGAAGCCTTCAGGCAGCGGCGGCTCGACCAGCGGATCGCCGTCGAGGAACCGCGGCGCCACAGGAGTTCCCTTTTGCCCCGGCTGCTGCTCGGCGGCAGGTCCGGTGAACAGCACCTCGCCGGTGCTCTTCTCCGCCAGAATATAATGCCGCTTGCCGTCGTCTTTGGTGTCCACATAGGACATCCGCACAAAGAACCCGGCCATGCCGTAGAAGTCCGTCTGCAGCCATTTGTCGAATGGATGATCGTGGCAGCGGGCGCAGTGGATCTGCGTGCCCAGAAAGATCCGACTGACCGTTTCGGCCGCATCCTCAGGACGGTTGCGGAACTGCGCGAAGAACATCGTCGGGCCTTCATAGGTGGGCCCTTCGGCCAGCAGCAACTCCTGCACCCAGACGTCGTACGGCTCGTTGGCGACGAACTTTTCGCGCAGCCATTTCTGGAAACCTTCCCGCCGGGTCGTCAGTTCCTGATCCGACGGACTGCGGCCGAACATCAACAGGTCCCAGGTCGCGGCCTGGTGCGCGGCAAACCGCGGGTCGTCCAGCAGGCGATCGATCAGCTTCTCCCGTTTGTCAGGCGAGGCGTCGTCGAGGAACGCCCTGGCCTCGTCCGCCGTGGGGATGTCGCCAACCAGATCCAGCGACAACCGCCGCAGCAGCTCCGCATCGCTGGCCGGAGCCGCCGGGGTGATGCCCTGCTTTTTCCAGGCCGCCTGGACTTCAGTATCAATGACCTGGCGCAAAGGCGGCTCGGCCGCAAGCAGGGGGAAAGCGGTCAACGTCGCCCACAGCGCTAACCCCAAGGTTCGCGAAAGATGCATGGCGATCGATCCTGGCAAGAAGGGGAGGCGGGAGTTTGATCGGGGAGGAGACCGCCCGCGA is part of the Lignipirellula cremea genome and encodes:
- a CDS encoding WD40 repeat domain-containing protein, yielding MSDSPAYDKATLAWELPWQDDWVTACTFVGPQRKLAAGNRRGDILLWDLPAEPGAERPLPVRRLEGHTNEITRLVATPDGKTLISASYDHTIRFWDMNAPGAGTAEIILDASDRAAVVKKLGAKAPPPEPGVQVATQTASQVLTGHPDWIVGLSLSGDGRTLLSGDDAGNVIVWDTASAQERRRWQVTRWVFGMALSPDGQTALVAERFPLVFTPADHHRGAKLWDVATGEVLHDLTKLLDKVYIGAAAFSPDGKLLALGQGNETSKGKLFLIDPATGEQIRELAGHAPGGVHDVRFSADGKTLFSCGRDTMLRVWNVEDGQQLAEVGKPRGGQFKDIWHALGLSADEHWLAAADMSGLVAVYHA
- a CDS encoding kelch repeat-containing protein; this encodes MRKLHPAFSFLLLLQGLLAGPLDAAEPAGIVLPLEPQVWVKRSPLPQAPPSPGLSYETSLAYDPLAKRVIRWGGHAQGGVKGSGEQIAETWTLDPATMQWEYKQPNQSPPPVCCAQQNVFDTAQNRFLRFKSFSGGHGWQWYREVYLKNSSVWSYDLATNTWRDMRPLPEPVLGALRCASWDTDHQVAVVFGGEGHRGGTVVYDPHRNTWTDMHPRNEPLLGSEQTRSGGNMAYDAARKLHILFGSQFSDDPHTWAYDLEKNVWIDLKPPQQPPTNRNGAVLAYDSVHRVIVAVLLASDEQDDDGKLKDPHLETWSFDAGENRWTRLPDTRQPDPLGSRNRVMTFVPDQNLFLIDGYVKATDRQPDMPREHQIWVYRYAPAPEPLSVAAPAVSAAVARTQPGLVEEVVVSVVSPIKVQLAWEPPAGAKGIAGYHVERAIVEVFSEDEVIRLRKDTPPLESPSVGAIKAIGRFERLTTDPLPVALFTDTAIDLNRPHRLQGPALFEHRFRAEQLHEQGRPCRYAVHAYRIRAVDAQGAEGGPSPYFLTIPSAPQHFFSREEGEQCHLKWAANPEQGIQGYRVYWMKGPRPEGAGQATTRLTPDPIDQTHYTDAAAGLDPRRYWVVAVDALGQEGIPSSPTWHYRTQRSFYTPFIGDWHQ
- a CDS encoding DUF1501 domain-containing protein, with the protein product MSSFCTPAEHLSRRALLKGTVATAGGAALANFGGLFNSASIAAEVNKRAKRCILLWMNGGASQIDTFDMKPGTENGGPFRPISSKVSGLDVCEYLPKMAQQADKLAVIRSMKTTEPDHPGGITSMHIGAKMEASISHPEIGAVIAKFHGDPNSDLPTFIRTGSTGNGGSGFLGPQYQPFSIGKDGRLPSFTQNYLKTENETRRNELLRFMEGEFAQQHKADPFEAHRIAKENSWRLLKAKSVFETADEWPKYRDLYGDSEFGKGCLMARRLVESGVPFVEIGQENYDSHADNFTVHKASLQVLDPAWSGLLVDLEQRGLLQDTLVIWMGEVGRTPRVNSRIGRDHYINGWTVVLAGCGIQGGVVYGETNPDGVGVKENPVSEGDLFATIYTALGIDPAAAHYVGARPIPVAPDGSRVVKEVLV
- a CDS encoding DUF1549 domain-containing protein is translated as MHLSRTLGLALWATLTAFPLLAAEPPLRQVIDTEVQAAWKKQGITPAAPASDAELLRRLSLDLVGDIPTADEARAFLDDASPDKREKLIDRLLDDPRFAAHQAATWDLLMFGRSPSDQELTTRREGFQKWLREKFVANEPYDVWVQELLLAEGPTYEGPTMFFAQFRNRPEDAAETVSRIFLGTQIHCARCHDHPFDKWLQTDFYGMAGFFVRMSYVDTKDDGKRHYILAEKSTGEVLFTGPAAEQQPGQKGTPVAPRFLDGDPLVEPPLPEGFKEPDLKGVATAPKPLFSRKEKFAEWATRADNPFFTKAVVNRVWSQFLGRGLVDPVDDIRDSQPVTLPGLFDTLEQRMIAQQHDMKWLIRELVNSKTYQLSSAGSSTAASPEWYERGRVRPLTAEEMATAFRRATGFDDALRAAGKDPAEEKFTEERYFVRSFGEPTNGRGEFQPSLDEHLYLNNSGTLRQLMIQPKKGNLAETLQTSTETGEQRVERLFLSVLTRRPTDAERERFVAYLAAEETSSAAIEEAIWVLLNTSEFRFNH